The following coding sequences lie in one Leptospira inadai serovar Lyme str. 10 genomic window:
- a CDS encoding class I SAM-dependent methyltransferase translates to MDSILDLEPHPKYPDAYLVCRRTGLHFYKLAKEREYEDSYFQEEYKNQYNRTYHEDEPQVRNLARRRLSALRTFQDPNQKSLFEIGCAAGFFLDEARKVGYRVKGIELSRTEADYAKNQLGLDVKSGSFLEDEFLPNEKFDVVCAFFVIEHFRDAETVFGRIGNLVKPGGVLFLGLPSLFGPSYRTNPADWFRNHPSDHFWDYSPNSLKKMLKLYGWHTVYKKPMSYHPNRDRGWKGKYLTHPLFVRYANLACYADTFHLIAIKNI, encoded by the coding sequence ATGGATTCTATCTTAGACCTGGAACCCCACCCGAAATATCCCGACGCATACTTGGTTTGTCGTCGGACGGGATTGCATTTTTATAAACTCGCTAAGGAACGAGAGTATGAAGATTCATACTTTCAGGAAGAGTACAAAAATCAGTATAATAGAACGTATCACGAAGATGAGCCCCAAGTGCGGAATCTGGCAAGGCGAAGATTGTCCGCTCTACGGACGTTTCAAGATCCGAATCAAAAATCACTTTTTGAGATCGGTTGCGCGGCCGGTTTTTTTTTAGACGAGGCGCGAAAGGTAGGATACCGAGTCAAAGGTATAGAGCTTTCCCGCACGGAAGCGGATTATGCAAAGAATCAGTTGGGATTGGATGTAAAATCGGGCTCCTTTTTGGAAGATGAGTTCCTACCGAACGAGAAATTCGACGTAGTCTGCGCCTTTTTCGTGATCGAGCATTTTCGGGATGCTGAGACGGTTTTTGGCCGGATTGGAAATTTGGTAAAACCCGGTGGAGTCCTGTTTTTAGGACTTCCTTCCCTATTCGGACCGTCTTATCGGACGAATCCGGCTGATTGGTTTCGGAATCACCCGAGCGACCATTTTTGGGATTATTCCCCCAATTCCCTGAAAAAAATGTTGAAATTGTACGGTTGGCACACGGTATATAAGAAACCTATGTCCTACCACCCTAATAGAGATCGGGGCTGGAAGGGAAAATATCTAACTCATCCTCTGTTTGTCCGCTATGCGAATCTCGCATGCTATGCTGACACATTTCACTTAATCGCGATTAAAAATATATGA
- a CDS encoding RidA family protein, with the protein MSVLERIRSLGHELPPEPKAIAAYIPATLAGQFVFTSGQLPMRDGSLVSTGTLGFDLLVSDVKQATEQATLNGLAAISAVIGSLDKIKSIVKVGVFVASASDFTEQHLVANYASNLLLEIFGEAGRHARFAVGCISLPLGAPVEVELTVLVD; encoded by the coding sequence ATGAGTGTTCTCGAAAGGATCCGATCCTTAGGTCATGAATTACCGCCTGAGCCGAAAGCGATAGCCGCTTATATTCCTGCGACCCTTGCCGGGCAATTCGTATTCACTTCCGGACAACTGCCGATGCGGGACGGAAGCCTGGTCTCCACCGGTACGCTCGGCTTTGATCTGTTAGTCAGCGACGTAAAACAAGCCACTGAACAGGCTACATTAAACGGCTTGGCGGCCATATCTGCGGTAATCGGTAGTTTGGACAAAATCAAGTCGATTGTGAAAGTCGGAGTTTTTGTCGCCTCCGCTTCTGATTTCACCGAGCAGCATCTTGTGGCAAATTATGCCTCGAATCTTCTTTTGGAAATCTTCGGGGAGGCGGGTCGCCATGCTCGCTTTGCGGTCGGTTGCATTTCCTTACCGTTAGGTGCTCCTGTAGAAGTGGAATTGACCGTCCTTGTGGATTAA